ACTCCATGGCGGCAGCTTAGGCGGACCCGGCAGGGGCCGGCCGCAGCGCCTCCCCGGCCGCCCCGGCGATCACCTCGGCCACCCGCGCCAGCGCGGGCGAGTCCAGCTTCCACTGCTGCCAGTACAGCGGTACGTCCATGGGCCGGCGCGGGGCCAGCAACACCAGCCGTCCCGTCCGCACCAGGGGCCGCGCCTGCGACTCGGGCACCATGCCCCAGCCCATCCCGGCGGCCACCGCGTCGCAGAACCCCTCCGACGTCGGCACGTGGTGCCGCACCGGCCCCGACCGGGCCGCCGGGTCGCGGGTGAGCGACCGTACGAACGCGTCCTGGAGCTCGTCCTTCCGGTCGAACACGACGGTCGGGGCCGTCCGGAGGTCCCGGCGCAGTGCGCCCGTCAGGTGGCGGGCCGCGAAGTGCGGGCTCGCCACCGGCAGGTAGCGCGCCAGGCCCAACGGCCGCACCGTGCAGCCGGCCACCGCGTCCGGGGAGGAGGTCACGGCGGCCATCACCTGCCCCTCCCGCAGCAGCGCCGTCGTGTGCGACTCGTCCTCCCGGTGCAGCTCGAAGCAGACCGGCGGGTCCTGCGGCACCCGGGCCAGCGCCGGCAGGAACCAGGTGGCGAGCGAATCCGCGTTCACCGCGATCGGCAGCCGCACCGGACCCGTGCCGTCGGCCATGCCCAGCTCCGCCCGCGCGTCGCGCTCCAGCCGGGACAGCTGCCGGGCGAAGCGGACGACGACCTCCCCCGACTCCGTGGCCCGCACCGGCTTGGTCCGCATCAGCAGCACCCGCCCGGTCCGCTGCTCCAGCGCCTTGACCCGCTGGCTCACCGCGGACGGCGTCACGTGCAGGGCGGCGGCCGCGGCCTCGAAGGTGCCCTCGTCGACCACGGCCAGCAGGGTCCGGACCTGGTCCAGGGGAAGCTCGTCCATCACGGGCGCTAATGATACGTAAAAATCTTTAGCTGTACTGAACCCGAGGGCTGTCCTACCGTCGGCCACATGAACCACGGCACCGTCCCCGCGGCCCTCGCCGGCTTCGGCACCGGACTCTCCCTGATCGTCGCCATCGGCGCGCAGAACGCCTTCGTCCTGCGCCAGGGCGCGCGCCGCCACGCGGTCTTCGCGGTGGTCGCCATCTGCGCCCTGTCCGACGCGCTGCTCATCGCCCTCGGCGTGGCCGGGGTGGGCGCGTTCGTGACCGCCTGGCCGGCCGCCCTGACGGTCGTCGGCCTGGCCGGCGGCGCCTTCCTGATCTGCTACGGGATCCTCGCCGCCCGCCGTGTGCTGCGGCCCGACCCGGCCGCCGCCCTCACCACCGCGGGCGTCCCGCAGGGCTCCGCCCGGCGCGCCGTGGCGACCTGTCTGGCGATGACCTGGCTCAACCCGCACGTCTACCTGGACACCGTGCTGCTCGTCGGTTCCCTCGCCGCCGACCGCGGCGACCTGCGCTGGGCCTTCGGCATCGGCGCCGGCCTGGCCAGCCTGACCTGGTTCGCCACCCTGGGCTACGGCGCCCGCCTGCTCAGCGGCTTCCTCGCCCGCCCGTCGGCCTGGCGGGCCCTGGACGCCCTGGTCGCGGCGACGATGGTCACCATGGGCGGTCTCCTCCTCGCCCGCGCCTGACCCGGCGCGGCGCCGCGCCGGGCCCGCTCAGCCGCCTGACGGCAGGCCCGGCCCGCCCGGCCCGCCCGGCCCGCCCGGCCCGCCCGGCCCGCCCGGCCGCCCGTGGCCGCGCCAGTACTGGCGGCGCTTGACGTCCCGTACGACGACGCCCAGGCGGGCCAGTTCCTCCCGCAGTTCGCGCGCGTCCCCGTCGGCGGGGCCGTTCTTCTCCAGCGGCTTCCGACGGGCCGCGAGCACGGCGTTCGCCCCCTCGGGCAGCCCGGGGGCGCCGGGGACCCAGCGGCGGAACTCCGCCTCGTACGGGTCGGCGTCCGCCCACGCGAAGCCGTGCGCGGCGAAGGCGTCGGCGACGCGGCCGGGGGCCAGCTCACAGCCCTGCCGGACCAGTTCGCCGCCGTCGTGGCCGAGCAGGACGAGCTGCTTGCGGTCCAGGAACGCGACGGCCACGGACGCCCGCGAGAACTCCCGCTCCCGGCCCTCGGCGGCCAGCACGAGCCGGTCGCCGGAGAGCCGGAGCGTCAGCTGCTCGTGCTGGGCGACGAGTCCGAGGACCAGCCCGGCCACCGCGCCCACGGCCGGCAGTACGCCGGCGGGCACCTTCCCGACCAGCTCGGCCGGGCCCTGCAGCGGCGCCCAGGGCAGCGTCACGAGCCAGTCCGCCAGGGGTCCCAGGCCCCAGCCGACGGCGGCGCCGAGCGCCGCGAGGACGGCGTAGACGCCGACGGTGGCCCACACCGCCTGTCCGACCACGGTGAGCCCCCCGCCCTCCGGCTCCCGCCGCGCCGGTCCGCTCTCGTCCGTCTCCATCTCCGCGTCCCCCTCCACGTCGCCCGCCCCGGCCGCATTGGTAGACCGAGCACTCGGTCTATTGTCATCCGGTCGCCCGGCGCACCGGAACGGCCACCCGCCGACCGGCCGGTACCGCGCACGGGACGCGGGACACGAGGGCAGCGACCGGTTCCGGACCGGCGGGCGAGGAGAGACGATGAGGACGGTCGACCCGGCCAGGCATCGGGAGCGGCGTCGGCACATCGTCGACGCGGCGGCCGGCCTCTTCGCGGCGAGGGGCTTCGAGCGCACCACGACGGCGGAGATCTGCAAGGCGGCCGGCATGAGCGCCGGCAACCTCTTCCACTACTTCCCCACCAAGCGCGCCATCTTCCACGCCGTCTTCGTGGAGGACGAGCAGGAGCGCGCCGCCAAGGCCGGGCGGTTCGCCGCCGCCCTCGCCTCCGACGACCCCTGGGCCGCCCTCCTCGACGTCGTGGACCTCCTCACCGCGCCCGCCCTGGAACCGCTGGTCCCCGCCCTCGTGATGGAGGCGGTGATCCAGGCCTACCGCGACCCGGAGCTCGAAGCCCTGCTGAGCCGGGACGAGGAGGACGAGCGGGGCGCGGTGACCGCCCTGCTGCGCCGTGCGGCCGCGGCCGGCGCGCTGGACCCCGGGCTGGAGCCGGAGGCCACCGCGGCCTGGGTCATGGCCCTGATCGGCGCGCTCTACACCAGCGCGGCCACCGACCCGTCCTTCGATCCCGCCGCCCAACTCCCCACCCTGCGGCTGATCCTCCGGCGCTTCCTGCGGCCCGGCGCCCGGCCCGTTCGGGACCCCGCGCCCCCGTCGGCCGCGGAGTCCTGAACGGGTCCGGCCCGCGACCGGCCCTCCGCCCGTGCCGGTGCCCGCGCACCGGCATGTCCGCGCCCGGGCGCCGCCCGCGCACGGCATAGTGCGTCCCTGCCGCCGCCGACCAGCGCCCCTCGCCCACCACCGCCCCCGCCCGCCTCCCGTCGGAGTCCACCGTGCCCGCCACATCCGCCGCACCCGTCCCGCCCGACCGCCCCTCCCCCGGTGCGCCGCAGGACTGCCGCAGCGCCCCGCTCGTCGCCGCCACCGGGATCGTCCTGGACGCACGGGGGCGCGTGCTCGTACGCCACGCCCCCGACGGGTCCGGCCCCGACCTGCCGGGCGCCTCGGTCGGCCCCGCCGAAACCCCCGAGGAGGGGCTGTCCCGCGCGCTGGAGGAGGTGTGGGGCCTGAAGGCACCGGCCGGCCGGCTGCTCGCCGTCGACTCCCGGCCCTCCCGCGGCCCCGACCGCGCGCTCGTCGTCCACGTCCACCTCGTCGGCCCGCTCACCGCCGACGAGGCGGCCGGGCTCACCGGGCCGGGCGGCGGCCCGGCGGGAGCGCGCTGGCTCGCTCCGGACGAGGCGTGCGCCGCCCTCCCCGTCGGGATCGCGCCCCGGCTCCGGGCCGCCCTCGCCGCCCTGTACGCGGGCTCGCTCGCCCACCTCGTCGGGGGCGTCCCGCAGCCCGGCTCCCCGGCCGGCCTCGATCCGGCCCGGCGTGCGGCGCTGGAGCACTCCGGCGCGCTCGACTCCGCCAGCCACCGGGCGAACCGGCCCAAGGCCCTCACCGCCGCGAGCGCCGTCCTCACCGACTCCGCGGGCCGGGTGCTGCTCGTGCAGCCCACGTACGGCAGGGCCGACCGCTGGCACCTGCCGGGCGGCGGCGTCGACAGCGACCTCGGCGAGAACCCGCGGGCCGCGGCCCGTCGGGAGGTGCGCGAGGAACTCGGCC
Above is a window of Streptomyces subrutilus DNA encoding:
- a CDS encoding LysR family transcriptional regulator ArgP, whose amino-acid sequence is MDELPLDQVRTLLAVVDEGTFEAAAAALHVTPSAVSQRVKALEQRTGRVLLMRTKPVRATESGEVVVRFARQLSRLERDARAELGMADGTGPVRLPIAVNADSLATWFLPALARVPQDPPVCFELHREDESHTTALLREGQVMAAVTSSPDAVAGCTVRPLGLARYLPVASPHFAARHLTGALRRDLRTAPTVVFDRKDELQDAFVRSLTRDPAARSGPVRHHVPTSEGFCDAVAAGMGWGMVPESQARPLVRTGRLVLLAPRRPMDVPLYWQQWKLDSPALARVAEVIAGAAGEALRPAPAGSA
- a CDS encoding LysE/ArgO family amino acid transporter produces the protein MNHGTVPAALAGFGTGLSLIVAIGAQNAFVLRQGARRHAVFAVVAICALSDALLIALGVAGVGAFVTAWPAALTVVGLAGGAFLICYGILAARRVLRPDPAAALTTAGVPQGSARRAVATCLAMTWLNPHVYLDTVLLVGSLAADRGDLRWAFGIGAGLASLTWFATLGYGARLLSGFLARPSAWRALDALVAATMVTMGGLLLARA
- a CDS encoding YqeB family protein; protein product: METDESGPARREPEGGGLTVVGQAVWATVGVYAVLAALGAAVGWGLGPLADWLVTLPWAPLQGPAELVGKVPAGVLPAVGAVAGLVLGLVAQHEQLTLRLSGDRLVLAAEGREREFSRASVAVAFLDRKQLVLLGHDGGELVRQGCELAPGRVADAFAAHGFAWADADPYEAEFRRWVPGAPGLPEGANAVLAARRKPLEKNGPADGDARELREELARLGVVVRDVKRRQYWRGHGRPGGPGGPGGPGGPGGPGLPSGG
- a CDS encoding TetR/AcrR family transcriptional regulator, with product MRTVDPARHRERRRHIVDAAAGLFAARGFERTTTAEICKAAGMSAGNLFHYFPTKRAIFHAVFVEDEQERAAKAGRFAAALASDDPWAALLDVVDLLTAPALEPLVPALVMEAVIQAYRDPELEALLSRDEEDERGAVTALLRRAAAAGALDPGLEPEATAAWVMALIGALYTSAATDPSFDPAAQLPTLRLILRRFLRPGARPVRDPAPPSAAES
- a CDS encoding NUDIX hydrolase; its protein translation is MPATSAAPVPPDRPSPGAPQDCRSAPLVAATGIVLDARGRVLVRHAPDGSGPDLPGASVGPAETPEEGLSRALEEVWGLKAPAGRLLAVDSRPSRGPDRALVVHVHLVGPLTADEAAGLTGPGGGPAGARWLAPDEACAALPVGIAPRLRAALAALYAGSLAHLVGGVPQPGSPAGLDPARRAALEHSGALDSASHRANRPKALTAASAVLTDSAGRVLLVQPTYGRADRWHLPGGGVDSDLGENPRAAARREVREELGLDLPPGRLLAVNWSHKPGRPARVRFLYDGGVLDPAALARIRLPPAELVRWRTVAPGDLRPLVAPSLRRQIRACLGARESGAGPLELHAGRPAVADRA